The genomic region CTAAATTAAGGGCAGAGGAAGCGGCACTCCAATAATGATTTCCGTATGTAAGTTGAACACCTTTTGGAAAACCGGTTGTTCCTGATGTATAAATAATCGTAAATGTGTCCTCCAGGTTGATTTCCTCCGGGATGACGAAAGATTTGGACGGCTGCTGTTTGATGGTTTGAATGCTGTACATCTGATCAGGATGTTTCTTTTGAATTACTGTTCCCTTCTCTTCTAAATCACCCTGATAAAGGAAAAAGCTGCTTTCAGAATCCTCGTATTGATAGAATAACTCATTTGCTGTTAAGCGCGTATTCAGTAAAACTACGGTTGCCTGCAAGTAGGTAATGGCATGGATAATGGTCACCATCTCATAGCTGTTTTTGGATAACAGAGCTACATGGTCATTTGGGGAAATGCCTATTTGATTTAATTTCCCGGCCATCTCAAGAGAATCCTGTCGCAGCTTTAAAAAGGAGATTTTTGTACGGTCCTGTAATTGAATGGCTGTTTTTTCCGGCGTTAAATCATAGCGCTTTTCCAGCCAGTGCGGAATATATGTCACTCATCTGCATCCTTTCTGTTATATCTGCTTAATTTCGTTTTAGGGGTTTAAACTTATTCCCTTACAAAAACCCTTATCGCTCGATACGACAAGGGTTCTGTAAAATAAGGGAACGAACCATTAAGGGAAACGCGGGAATTGCTTGAAGTCCGGTTTTCTTTTTTCCTTAAAGGCATCTCGTCCTTCTTTTGCTTCATCGGTTGTATAGTAAAGAAGGGTGGCATCTCCGCCCATTTGCTGTAATCCGGCTAAACCATCAGTATCCGCATTAAAGGATGCTTTCAGGAAACGAAGAGCAGTTGAAGATTTCTCAAGCATTTCTTCACACCACTGAATCGTTTCGTCCTCCAATTGATCGAGCGGAACCACAGTATTTACTAGACCCATTTCATAAGCTTCATCAGCGGAATATTGACGGCACAGATACCAGATTTCGCGAGCGCGCTTGTGACCTACCATACGGGCAAGAAGGCCTGCACCATATCCTGCATCGAAGCTTCCTACCTTTGGTCCTGTTTGTCCAAATACAGCATTATCCGCAGCAATAGTTAAATCACAGACGACATGCAGTACGTGACCGCCGCCGATAGCATATCCGCTGACCATCGCTACAACCGGCTTAGGAATGACACGAATCAGTCGTTGTAAATCCAATACATTCAAACGTGGAATCTGGTCATCTCCTACATAGCCGCCGTGCCCCCGTACTTTCTGGTCACCGCCGGCACAAAATGCTTCGTCGCCGGCACCTGCCAAAATAATTACACCTACATCAGAGTTGTCACGGGCCCTGGAAAAGGCATCGATAAGCTCATTTACAGTCAGAGGGGTAAATGCGTTACGAACTTCTGGACGATTAATGGTAATTTTAGCAATACCATTATACGTTTCATACATAATTTCTTCATATTCACGTTCTTTAACCCATTCAACTGCCATATAAAATTCCTCCTTTTAATCCTTAAAACTTATTTATGTAAGATGAAATCACTTACTATTTTACCAAAAATACGGGGTCTTTCCACATGAATTGTATGACCGGCATCCTTAATGATCTGATGCTGTGCATTAGAAAGCCTTTCCTGCATATCCTTATTAATGGAAGTGAATTTCTTATCAAGATCACCTGTCAATAACAGCGTCCTTGTATAAATTTCATGAAGTTCCTTCCACCACGAGGGTTGTGTGCCCGTTCCCATATAACGAAGCGAGGCTGCCAGTCCCTCTGGTTTATGGCTGAGACGTTCCTGTTTCAGCTGATTTTGAACCTGCTTAGGAAGAGATTTCTGGGTTTCGAATAAAGGAATGGCCGACCAGTATTCTACAAATGCATCCAGGCCTTCTGTTTCTACTTTTTTGGCCAGTTGTTCATCTCTATTTTGACGCTCTTCCTGCTCTTCCTGCGTTTTTAATCCTGGTGAGGCACTTTCAAGGATCAGGGTATTTATACTTTCCGGATAAAGACGGGCAAAGGATAGAGCTGTCCTTCCTCCCATCGAATAACCAAGCAAGTGGACCTTCCTCAAGTCAAGTTTTTTCAATATCTGATTCAAATCAGCACTAACGCTTTCCATGGAAAATGGCTCTTGCACAATGGTTTTGCCATGGCCTGGAAGATCAAGATTGATAACCTGAAAATTTCTTGACCATTGCGAAATAAAGGGAGTCCAGGTTTTCGTTGAACCTGTAAATCCGTGGAAAAGAACGAGGGGCTCCCCTGTTCCTTCCTCTTCTACCCAATACTTTTTTCCATCAACGTTTATATACATCAGTTTTCACCTAAGATTTCCAGGGCATACGCTTCGATTTCATTCCATTGCTTGCGGTGCCACTCCGCATTTTCTTCCCGATTGGTCTGAACCTCCAGAACCTGTAATCCTCCATGATTATAGGCTTGATTTAAAGAAGACTTTAAATGTTCCAGAGAGGTAATTCTTTCATAATGACCTCCATACATGGCCACCGCGTGCTGAAAGTCCAAGTCGAGAGGTGTACCGAATAAGACCTCAAAATGGTCGGATGATTCCTTCGCTTGTGGAAGGAAGGAAAATATTCCCCCGCCATTATTATTAATAACAATCACGGTTAGATCAATTCCATATTGTTTAACCGCATGCAGGCCATTTAAATCATGGAAAAAGGTTAAGTCCCCCAGTAATAATGTAACCTTTCTTCCATGTGCCGCAGCCCCGGCAGCAGAGGAGATCGTTCCATCAATTCCATTTGCTCCCCGGTTCCCTGCAATGACACAATCCCGGTCAACAGCGGTAAAGAATGTATCCACATCCCTGATAGGCATACTATTCCCGACAAAAAGAAGGTGCCGATCCTGTATCAACTGATTAAGAATGGACACAGTGTGACCTTCCGTTAATTCTTCTCCTTCTGCCCATTTCCGTCTGACCATCTCATTCAGATTTTTCCAAGTATCTGTCCAATCGGGATCCATTTCCGTACCCGCACTGTAATCAGCGCTCTGTATGCAGAACTGGGCAGGGTCACCGTATATGTAA from Virgibacillus sp. MSP4-1 harbors:
- the menB gene encoding 1,4-dihydroxy-2-naphthoyl-CoA synthase; protein product: MAVEWVKEREYEEIMYETYNGIAKITINRPEVRNAFTPLTVNELIDAFSRARDNSDVGVIILAGAGDEAFCAGGDQKVRGHGGYVGDDQIPRLNVLDLQRLIRVIPKPVVAMVSGYAIGGGHVLHVVCDLTIAADNAVFGQTGPKVGSFDAGYGAGLLARMVGHKRAREIWYLCRQYSADEAYEMGLVNTVVPLDQLEDETIQWCEEMLEKSSTALRFLKASFNADTDGLAGLQQMGGDATLLYYTTDEAKEGRDAFKEKRKPDFKQFPRFP
- the menH gene encoding 2-succinyl-6-hydroxy-2,4-cyclohexadiene-1-carboxylate synthase, giving the protein MYINVDGKKYWVEEEGTGEPLVLFHGFTGSTKTWTPFISQWSRNFQVINLDLPGHGKTIVQEPFSMESVSADLNQILKKLDLRKVHLLGYSMGGRTALSFARLYPESINTLILESASPGLKTQEEQEERQNRDEQLAKKVETEGLDAFVEYWSAIPLFETQKSLPKQVQNQLKQERLSHKPEGLAASLRYMGTGTQPSWWKELHEIYTRTLLLTGDLDKKFTSINKDMQERLSNAQHQIIKDAGHTIHVERPRIFGKIVSDFILHK